A region from the Methylocystis iwaonis genome encodes:
- a CDS encoding DUF6460 domain-containing protein encodes MTDESPFSNWPHLDKKPPRPEREYLILPGAAEAERTTEPLHMASNNGLENFLGGSPLNVVVRLFFISLVVGALLMWLELRPVDILRGVQAFIDRISSLGLGAVKELFSYVLAGAVFVVPAWLVLRLMNMGGRR; translated from the coding sequence ATGACCGATGAGAGCCCCTTCTCCAATTGGCCCCATCTCGATAAGAAACCGCCGCGCCCCGAGCGCGAATATTTGATCCTCCCCGGCGCAGCCGAAGCGGAACGCACTACGGAACCCTTGCACATGGCGTCGAATAACGGGCTCGAAAATTTCCTCGGCGGCTCGCCCCTCAATGTGGTCGTGCGGCTTTTCTTCATCTCGCTTGTCGTCGGCGCTTTGCTGATGTGGCTGGAATTGCGGCCCGTCGACATTTTGCGCGGCGTGCAGGCTTTTATCGACCGCATTTCGTCGCTAGGCTTGGGCGCGGTGAAGGAGCTTTTCAGCTATGTGCTCGCCGGCGCGGTGTTTGTGGTGCCGGCGTGGCTCGTGTTGCGGCTGATGAATATGGGCGGACGGCGGTAG
- a CDS encoding cyclic nucleotide-gated ion channel produces MTQQTPRGWYHRLRRRVHHILDGGVNDRATRFVHRALITLVALSVLSVVLESVPEYDRRFRDLFLSIERLAVGVFTVEYLLRLWSAPEHTPYSDCTATRARLAFIASWFAIIDLLTVLPFYLSYLFSADLRVLLLLRLLRFFKLARYSAGIRTLIAVMEAERKALLATGILLFGAVLFSAAAIHLVEHDAQPKAFGSIPAAMWWAIVTITTVGYGDVVPITLAGRIIASITMVTGYVMLGLPVGIVASAFAEEIHRREFVVTWSMVASVPLFRELDASAIAEIMRYLNAQSIPAGALIVRRGDIAQSMYFIAEGEVEVQLPTQVVRLGVGQFFGEMAILHQTPRTANVRALAPTKLLILQAYDLQTLIARNPVIGECIREVAAKRSELAPEEPHGDIIEAELEEHPVPLDETAERDLTP; encoded by the coding sequence ATGACGCAGCAGACTCCGCGCGGCTGGTATCACCGGTTGCGCCGGCGCGTGCATCATATTCTCGATGGCGGCGTCAATGATCGCGCGACCCGCTTTGTGCATCGCGCGCTCATCACACTCGTGGCTTTATCCGTCCTCTCGGTCGTTCTCGAATCTGTGCCGGAATATGATCGCCGCTTTCGCGATCTGTTCCTGTCGATCGAGCGGCTTGCCGTGGGCGTCTTCACAGTCGAATATCTGTTGCGGCTATGGTCGGCTCCGGAGCATACGCCTTATTCCGACTGCACCGCGACGCGCGCGCGCCTTGCGTTCATCGCTTCTTGGTTTGCGATCATCGATCTTTTGACGGTTCTGCCTTTTTACCTATCCTATCTCTTTTCGGCGGACCTGCGAGTCCTGCTGCTGTTGCGCCTTCTGCGCTTTTTTAAATTGGCGCGCTATTCGGCTGGCATCCGCACCCTTATCGCGGTGATGGAGGCTGAACGGAAGGCGTTGCTGGCGACCGGCATCCTGCTCTTCGGAGCCGTTCTTTTTTCGGCCGCGGCGATCCATCTCGTCGAGCACGACGCCCAGCCGAAAGCGTTCGGCTCGATTCCCGCCGCCATGTGGTGGGCGATCGTGACCATCACAACTGTCGGCTATGGCGACGTGGTTCCGATCACCCTCGCCGGGCGCATTATCGCCTCGATCACGATGGTGACGGGCTATGTCATGTTGGGTCTTCCCGTCGGCATCGTCGCATCCGCTTTTGCGGAGGAAATTCACAGGCGTGAGTTCGTCGTCACCTGGAGCATGGTGGCGAGCGTGCCGCTGTTCCGCGAGCTCGACGCGAGCGCCATCGCGGAGATCATGCGTTATCTCAACGCGCAGTCAATTCCTGCCGGCGCTTTGATTGTCCGACGCGGCGATATTGCCCAGTCGATGTATTTCATCGCGGAGGGCGAGGTCGAAGTCCAGCTTCCCACACAAGTGGTTCGGCTCGGCGTCGGACAATTTTTCGGCGAGATGGCGATTCTGCATCAGACGCCGCGAACCGCCAATGTGCGCGCCCTGGCGCCGACAAAGCTGCTTATTTTACAGGCCTACGACCTGCAGACGCTCATTGCGCGCAACCCCGTGATCGGGGAATGCATAAGAGAAGTCGCCGCGAAGCGTTCAGAGCTTGCGCCTGAAGAGCCGCACGGCGACATTATCGAAGCCGAATTGGAGGAACATCCCGTTCCGCTGGACGAAACCGCGGAACGTGACCTTACGCCGTAA
- a CDS encoding SDR family NAD(P)-dependent oxidoreductase: MTPRLLITGASSGIGRALAIAYAKDGASLYLLGRDEARLAATAEACRAAGASEVETRVADVRDREAMARIVETAHATRPIDILVANAGIATGLSPGQILETPEAVRATLAINVAGVFNTVEPAIPSMASRKKGQIAIVGSMAGVRSLPYSPAYCAAKASVHMWADCLRGQLAPHGVKVSLIVPGFVKTPMSARTKSWQPSAISDARAAEIIKRGLERRRPVIAFPPYMYYALRFFSFLPPSLVDGVMRRFHVIVPESPERGEGM, translated from the coding sequence ATGACCCCGCGCCTCCTCATCACCGGCGCGTCCTCCGGCATCGGCCGGGCGCTCGCCATCGCCTATGCCAAGGACGGCGCGAGCCTCTATTTGCTCGGCCGCGACGAAGCGCGCTTAGCAGCGACGGCGGAAGCCTGTCGCGCTGCGGGCGCCTCGGAGGTCGAGACCCGCGTTGCGGACGTGCGCGACCGCGAGGCCATGGCGCGCATTGTCGAAACCGCCCACGCCACGCGGCCAATTGACATTCTCGTCGCCAACGCCGGCATCGCGACGGGTCTCTCCCCCGGACAGATTCTCGAGACGCCTGAAGCCGTGCGCGCCACTTTGGCGATCAATGTCGCGGGCGTCTTCAACACGGTGGAGCCCGCCATTCCGTCCATGGCCAGCCGCAAGAAGGGCCAGATCGCCATCGTCGGCTCCATGGCCGGCGTGCGGAGCCTGCCCTATTCGCCCGCCTATTGCGCCGCAAAGGCCAGCGTCCATATGTGGGCCGATTGCCTGCGCGGCCAGCTCGCGCCCCATGGCGTCAAGGTGAGTCTCATCGTGCCGGGCTTCGTGAAGACGCCCATGTCGGCCCGCACCAAATCCTGGCAGCCCAGCGCCATCTCCGACGCGCGCGCGGCCGAGATCATCAAGCGCGGCCTGGAGCGGCGCCGGCCCGTGATCGCCTTCCCGCCATACATGTATTACGCCTTGCGCTTCTTCTCCTTTCTGCCGCCCTCGCTCGTCGACGGCGTGATGCGGCGTTTCCACGTCATCGTGCCCGAATCCCCAGAGCGCGGCGAGGGCATGTGA
- a CDS encoding extensin-like domain-containing protein, producing MLRRATLLLLLVAATLGGCSGPFRPQRPAWRTHAENACIAQRRVQPTEFIALANELEGPGICGLTKPFKVTALQGGAVSFNSTATLDCPMVAELESWVADTVQPAAQARFGQRVVRIDSMGSYACRGMNNQSGAQLSEHSFGNALDIGGFVLEDGRKITLVSDWWRGEEQTRAFLMDVHRGSCAHFSTVLSPGSNAFHYNHIHVDLAQHGRSRTICKPAPEETLPPPDQSPLVAMRNARPMAGEETDNDTTGRPPAAAFDGGDSLGPINAPDTPLPPRRYDPDDLTSTIRRR from the coding sequence ATGCTCCGCCGCGCCACACTCCTCCTGCTTCTGGTCGCCGCAACGCTTGGCGGCTGCTCCGGGCCGTTCAGACCGCAGCGCCCGGCCTGGCGCACGCACGCCGAAAACGCCTGCATCGCGCAGCGCCGCGTGCAGCCGACAGAATTCATCGCTCTGGCCAATGAGCTCGAAGGCCCCGGCATTTGCGGGCTCACCAAGCCGTTCAAAGTGACTGCGCTGCAAGGCGGCGCCGTCTCCTTCAATTCCACGGCGACGCTCGACTGCCCCATGGTGGCGGAGCTCGAATCCTGGGTCGCCGACACGGTGCAGCCCGCCGCGCAGGCGCGCTTCGGCCAGCGCGTCGTGCGCATCGACTCCATGGGCTCCTACGCCTGCCGCGGCATGAATAATCAGAGCGGCGCGCAGCTTTCGGAACATTCCTTCGGCAATGCGCTCGATATCGGCGGCTTCGTGCTGGAGGACGGCCGCAAGATCACGCTGGTGAGCGATTGGTGGCGCGGCGAGGAGCAGACGCGCGCCTTCCTGATGGACGTGCACCGCGGCTCCTGCGCGCATTTCTCGACCGTGCTGTCGCCGGGCTCCAACGCCTTCCACTACAACCATATCCACGTCGACCTGGCGCAGCACGGGCGCTCGCGCACGATCTGCAAGCCCGCGCCGGAGGAGACCCTGCCGCCGCCCGATCAATCGCCGCTCGTCGCCATGCGGAACGCCAGGCCCATGGCCGGCGAAGAGACCGATAATGACACGACCGGCCGCCCGCCCGCCGCAGCCTTCGACGGCGGCGACAGCCTCGGTCCGATCAACGCGCCGGATACGCCGCTGCCGCCGCGGCGCTACGATCCGGACGATCTGACCTCGACAATAAGACGGCGATAG
- the recA gene encoding recombinase RecA, translated as MSQANLRLVEGSSVDKTKALDAALSQIERAFGKGSIMRLGKNQKAVEIETISTGSLGLDIALGVGGLPRGRVVEIYGPESSGKTTLTLHVIAEAQKLGGVCAFVDAEHALDPVYARKLGVNLDELLISQPDTGEQALEITDTLVRSGAVDVLVVDSVAALTPRAEIEGEMGEVQPGLQARLMSQALRKLTGSISRSNTLVIFINQIRMKIGVMYGSPETTTGGNALKFYASVRLDIRRIGAIKERDETIGNQTRVKVVKNKVAPPFKQVEFDIMYGEGVSKLGELIDLGVKAGVVDKSGAWFSYDSQRLGQGRENAKSFLRQNPEAAQRIEQAIRENSGLIAEKILDAGDGDDKE; from the coding sequence GTGAGCCAAGCTAATCTCCGCCTCGTGGAAGGATCGTCCGTGGACAAGACCAAGGCGTTGGACGCCGCCCTGTCGCAGATCGAACGCGCCTTCGGCAAGGGCTCGATCATGCGGCTCGGCAAAAATCAGAAAGCCGTCGAGATCGAGACCATTTCCACCGGCTCGCTGGGCCTCGACATCGCGCTTGGCGTCGGCGGCCTGCCGCGCGGTCGCGTCGTCGAGATTTACGGTCCGGAATCCTCGGGCAAGACCACGCTGACCCTGCATGTCATCGCCGAGGCGCAGAAGCTCGGCGGCGTCTGCGCTTTCGTCGACGCCGAACATGCGCTCGATCCGGTCTACGCCCGCAAGCTCGGCGTCAATCTGGACGAGCTGCTGATTTCTCAGCCCGACACCGGCGAGCAGGCGCTGGAGATCACCGACACGCTGGTGCGCTCCGGCGCGGTCGACGTGCTCGTTGTCGATTCGGTCGCGGCTTTGACGCCGCGCGCCGAGATCGAAGGCGAAATGGGCGAGGTGCAACCCGGCCTGCAGGCCCGCCTGATGAGCCAGGCGCTGCGCAAGCTGACCGGCTCCATCTCCCGCTCCAACACGCTCGTCATCTTCATCAACCAGATTCGCATGAAGATCGGCGTGATGTATGGTTCGCCGGAAACGACGACGGGCGGCAATGCGCTGAAATTCTACGCCTCGGTCCGTCTCGACATCCGCCGCATCGGCGCCATCAAGGAGCGCGACGAGACCATCGGCAATCAGACGCGCGTCAAGGTGGTCAAGAACAAGGTCGCCCCGCCTTTCAAACAGGTGGAATTCGACATCATGTATGGCGAAGGCGTCTCGAAGCTCGGCGAGCTCATCGATCTTGGCGTGAAGGCCGGCGTTGTCGACAAATCGGGCGCCTGGTTCTCCTACGACAGCCAACGCCTCGGCCAGGGCCGCGAAAACGCCAAAAGCTTTTTGCGCCAGAACCCGGAAGCCGCACAGCGCATCGAGCAAGCGATCCGCGAAAACTCGGGCCTTATTGCCGAGAAAATTCTCGATGCCGGCGACGGCGACGACAAGGAATAG
- a CDS encoding glycosyltransferase, with protein MNLGVSLSWIAAVYWVGATTILVTSVVATILQPYIVGRRARRRDQPPVSIVLPLKLLEDGFERTQESAFAQNYPQFDVTASAVETDSPAVRKIREIFGRHTETPTRLLASTARFAASPKVDNLYAPFMQAENDVIFMKDANVLLEPDALAEHVRQLGDDVGLVCAIPYCARLENFPAHVEAAIINGPHARILFLASCLGQGHGIGKIMLFRRSDFLRAGGFDAISHTVGEDNALAKAMRRIGQRPVFSHRPVRQELGARCFYDVYQRQLRWSVTRRNDELISFLLEMNTQAFPSLVAGWLAAPLLGVAPLWGVAVTAALWFTLETLLSLAKGWQLSWTAPAVFIVREAVMLAVWVNAWMTNQVVWANGKVHARAAARPAPEEG; from the coding sequence GTGAATCTTGGCGTTTCTCTGAGCTGGATCGCCGCCGTCTATTGGGTGGGCGCCACTACAATCCTGGTCACTTCGGTCGTCGCAACGATCCTGCAGCCATACATCGTGGGCCGCCGCGCGCGCCGGCGCGACCAGCCGCCGGTCTCGATCGTCCTGCCGTTGAAGCTTCTGGAAGACGGCTTCGAGCGCACGCAGGAATCCGCCTTCGCGCAGAATTATCCGCAGTTCGACGTCACCGCCTCGGCGGTCGAGACCGACTCGCCGGCCGTGCGAAAAATCCGCGAGATATTCGGCCGCCACACTGAGACGCCCACGCGCCTGCTCGCCTCGACGGCGCGTTTTGCGGCGAGCCCCAAGGTCGACAATCTCTACGCGCCCTTCATGCAGGCGGAAAACGACGTGATCTTCATGAAGGACGCCAATGTCCTTCTGGAGCCGGACGCCCTCGCCGAACATGTCCGCCAGCTTGGAGACGACGTCGGGCTGGTCTGCGCCATTCCCTATTGCGCGCGGCTCGAAAACTTTCCCGCCCATGTCGAAGCGGCGATCATCAACGGCCCGCATGCCCGAATCCTGTTCCTCGCTTCATGCCTGGGGCAAGGACACGGAATAGGAAAGATCATGCTCTTCCGCCGCTCGGACTTCCTCCGGGCCGGCGGCTTCGACGCCATCTCGCATACGGTGGGCGAAGACAATGCGCTGGCCAAGGCCATGCGGCGAATCGGCCAACGTCCTGTTTTTTCTCACCGCCCGGTGCGACAGGAACTCGGCGCGCGTTGCTTTTACGATGTTTATCAACGGCAATTGCGCTGGAGCGTCACGCGCCGCAACGACGAGCTGATCTCCTTCCTGCTCGAGATGAACACCCAAGCTTTTCCGTCACTTGTAGCAGGATGGCTTGCGGCCCCGCTTCTCGGCGTGGCGCCGCTCTGGGGCGTCGCCGTTACCGCGGCCCTCTGGTTCACGCTGGAAACATTGCTTTCCTTGGCGAAAGGATGGCAATTATCCTGGACGGCGCCTGCGGTTTTCATTGTCCGCGAGGCGGTCATGCTCGCAGTCTGGGTGAACGCCTGGATGACCAATCAGGTGGTCTGGGCCAACGGCAAGGTCCACGCGCGTGCGGCGGCGCGGCCCGCGCCTGAAGAAGGATAA
- a CDS encoding glycosyltransferase family 2 protein, with the protein MLIGLVTFLVDAVAYLCAAILVAIGLGYLVVIGRFLYDWLRGARDPDAPATPGADLPHVLLQIPVFNEPLVTEQSLRCVAQLDWPKDKLRIQLLDDSTDETTERAERVAQELRAQGAIIDHVRRTDRSGFKAGACAYGLTLTNEPFIAMLDADFRPPANWLKRTVPLFLTDDRAGFVQSRCEFQNFETNWLTRAQGLVQDGHYMVEQRSRALAGWLFQFNGTGGIWRRATVEDAGGWSDYSLCEDLDLTVRAELRGWHGLFVSEPPIPGQVPDGIRDFRRQQRRWSNGFVQVAQKTILPIWEAPWPLAKRVLAISLVAHQVFFPAAAIGLIAFALGALLHGSLAPYAGLLELILAMTAMVALGITLPPYLALKRGTVVDFAKTVGSLPPLFIYLAFANGAKILQTLRGRKSTFKRTPKQETAAVEATPAEAELE; encoded by the coding sequence TTGCTTATCGGACTCGTCACCTTCCTCGTCGACGCCGTCGCCTATCTCTGCGCCGCCATCCTGGTCGCCATCGGGCTCGGCTATCTCGTCGTCATCGGACGTTTCCTCTACGACTGGCTGCGCGGCGCGCGCGATCCGGACGCGCCGGCGACGCCGGGCGCCGATCTGCCGCATGTGCTGTTGCAGATCCCGGTCTTCAACGAGCCGCTGGTCACCGAGCAATCGCTGCGCTGCGTCGCTCAACTGGATTGGCCGAAGGACAAGCTCCGCATTCAGCTTCTCGACGATTCGACCGATGAAACGACCGAGCGCGCCGAACGCGTGGCGCAGGAGTTGCGGGCTCAGGGCGCAATCATCGATCATGTGCGCCGCACGGATCGCTCGGGCTTCAAGGCCGGCGCCTGCGCCTATGGCCTCACGCTGACGAACGAGCCCTTCATCGCCATGCTCGACGCCGATTTTAGGCCGCCGGCAAACTGGCTCAAGCGCACGGTGCCATTGTTTCTGACGGACGATCGCGCCGGCTTCGTGCAGTCGCGCTGCGAATTCCAGAACTTCGAAACGAATTGGCTCACCCGCGCTCAGGGGCTCGTGCAGGACGGCCATTACATGGTCGAGCAGCGCTCGCGCGCCTTGGCCGGCTGGCTCTTCCAGTTCAACGGCACGGGCGGCATCTGGCGCCGCGCCACGGTCGAGGACGCCGGCGGCTGGTCGGATTATTCGCTTTGCGAAGACCTCGACCTTACGGTTCGCGCAGAGCTGCGCGGCTGGCATGGGCTCTTCGTCTCCGAGCCGCCAATCCCGGGCCAGGTGCCGGACGGCATCCGCGATTTCCGCCGCCAGCAGCGGCGCTGGTCCAATGGCTTCGTGCAAGTCGCGCAGAAGACCATCCTGCCGATCTGGGAAGCGCCCTGGCCGCTTGCGAAGCGCGTGCTTGCGATCTCGCTGGTCGCCCATCAAGTCTTCTTCCCGGCGGCGGCGATTGGCCTGATCGCCTTCGCGCTCGGCGCGCTGCTGCATGGCTCGCTCGCGCCCTATGCCGGGCTGCTGGAGCTGATCCTGGCCATGACGGCGATGGTGGCGCTCGGCATCACCCTGCCCCCCTATCTCGCCTTGAAGCGCGGCACGGTCGTGGATTTCGCCAAGACGGTCGGCTCGCTCCCGCCGCTGTTCATTTATCTCGCCTTCGCCAATGGCGCGAAAATCCTGCAGACGCTGCGCGGCCGAAAATCGACCTTCAAGCGCACGCCCAAGCAGGAGACCGCAGCGGTCGAAGCGACCCCGGCGGAAGCTGAGTTGGAATAA
- a CDS encoding DUF2852 domain-containing protein, producing the protein MSCDRDSRMHSSAWGRQGGCAHWRPFEVAAIVIGFMIFWPIGLALLFLKLWGKSFGYEGDLFSFAAEQGAKVRSAFGDVSKEASRGWAGPSFMRSTGNVAFDEWREGELARLEEERRKLAEAEREFSEHISELRRARDRDEFESFMRARKGSAQ; encoded by the coding sequence ATGAGCTGCGATCGTGATTCCCGCATGCACTCCTCCGCCTGGGGGCGTCAGGGAGGATGCGCGCATTGGAGGCCGTTCGAAGTCGCGGCCATCGTCATCGGCTTTATGATCTTCTGGCCGATCGGTCTCGCCCTGCTGTTCCTGAAGCTATGGGGCAAGAGCTTCGGCTATGAGGGCGACCTCTTCTCCTTCGCGGCCGAGCAGGGCGCCAAAGTGCGCAGCGCCTTCGGCGACGTCTCCAAGGAGGCCTCGCGCGGCTGGGCTGGCCCCTCCTTCATGCGCTCGACGGGCAATGTCGCCTTCGACGAATGGCGTGAGGGCGAGCTCGCCCGCCTCGAAGAGGAGCGCCGCAAGCTCGCCGAGGCCGAGCGCGAATTCTCGGAACATATCTCCGAGCTGCGCCGCGCCCGCGACCGTGACGAATTCGAAAGCTTTATGCGCGCCCGCAAGGGAAGCGCGCAGTAA
- a CDS encoding MaoC family dehydratase: MSQAVNVGDKLPEVVIGPFDAEALSRYAQISGDDNPLHLDDAIAAKIGLAAPPVHGMKLLAAFEPMLANWRDDLMLVGLSAKFIQPVLRGEVVKLSGRVLRASESEIFVRLFAHGAARAPGIIGEATLRPVDRTSPR; the protein is encoded by the coding sequence ATGAGCCAGGCCGTCAATGTCGGCGACAAACTGCCGGAAGTGGTCATCGGCCCTTTCGACGCCGAGGCGCTGTCGCGCTATGCGCAGATTTCCGGGGATGACAATCCCCTTCATCTGGACGACGCCATCGCCGCCAAGATCGGCCTCGCCGCGCCGCCCGTGCATGGCATGAAGCTGCTCGCGGCCTTCGAGCCCATGCTCGCCAATTGGCGCGACGATCTCATGCTCGTCGGGCTTTCGGCGAAATTCATCCAGCCCGTCCTGCGCGGTGAAGTGGTGAAGCTCTCTGGCCGCGTGCTGCGCGCGTCAGAAAGTGAGATTTTCGTCCGCCTCTTCGCGCATGGCGCCGCGCGCGCGCCGGGCATCATCGGCGAGGCGACGCTGCGCCCTGTCGACAGGACCTCGCCCAGATGA
- the alaS gene encoding alanine--tRNA ligase has product MSSVNQIRSTFLDYFVRNGHEKVASSPLVPHNDPTLMFTNAGMVQFKNVFTGVEKRHQARATSAQKCVRAGGKHNDLDNVGYTARHHTFFEMLGNFSFGDYFKEGAIELAWGLISREFQLPIDRLLVTVYHDDDEAYDLWKKIAGFHDSRIIRIASSDNFWSMGDTGPCGPCSEIFYDQGEALAGGPPGSLDEDGDRFLEFWNLVFMQYDQVAPGQRAPLPRPSIDTGMGLERIAALLQGVTSNYETDLFRTLTGAVADFTNVPVNGPQAASHRVIADHLRAASFLVADGVTPSNEGRGYVLRRIMRRAMRHAQLLGAQEPLMWRLVPALVAEMGQAYPELLRAQALIVDTLKTEETRFRATLARGLAILDEETAGLTQGAKFSGETAFKLYDTYGFPLDLTEDALRPRGIAVDKESFDAAMERQRAEARKAWAGSGETATETLWFALKERVGATEFLGYDAEKSEGVVTALVHDGAEAFVLQKGQRGSVILNQTPFYGESGGQVGDIGVIRGKGLRFRVENTAKKLGDLIIHDGVVEEGEIVPGLALELDVDHERRKATRANHSATHILHEALRQVLGDHVAQKGSLVAPERLRFDFTHPKPLTEEELSRVEVLANEIVRDNAPVDTRVMAQDEAIESGARALFGEKYGDEVRVVSMGRPDPSAPHAFSVELCGGTHVSRTGDIGLVSIIAESAVASGVRRIEARTAEGARTHLVAQARALHDIASLIRAPIDETPNRLSQLLEDRKRLERELADAKRKLALGGGGPAAAPEARDVGGIKLLTRAVEGIDAKDLKSLVDDAKKSIGSGVVAFASASPDGKAGIVVGVTDDLAQKYSAVEFVRAAAAALGGKGGGGRSDLAQAGGPNAGAIDQALACVEEALRTKAAE; this is encoded by the coding sequence ATGAGCAGCGTCAACCAGATACGCTCCACCTTCCTCGATTACTTCGTCCGCAATGGCCATGAGAAGGTCGCGTCCTCTCCGCTCGTTCCGCACAATGACCCCACGTTGATGTTCACCAATGCGGGGATGGTGCAGTTCAAAAACGTCTTCACTGGCGTCGAGAAACGCCATCAGGCGCGCGCGACATCCGCGCAGAAATGCGTGCGTGCCGGCGGCAAGCACAATGACCTCGACAATGTCGGCTATACTGCCCGGCATCACACCTTCTTCGAGATGCTTGGGAATTTCTCCTTCGGCGATTATTTCAAGGAAGGCGCGATCGAACTCGCCTGGGGGCTGATCAGCCGCGAGTTCCAGCTTCCCATCGACCGCCTCCTCGTCACCGTCTACCACGACGACGACGAGGCCTATGACCTCTGGAAGAAGATCGCCGGCTTCCACGACAGCCGCATCATCCGCATCGCCAGCTCCGACAATTTCTGGAGCATGGGAGACACTGGCCCCTGCGGGCCCTGCTCGGAAATCTTCTACGATCAGGGCGAAGCCTTGGCCGGCGGCCCCCCCGGCAGCCTAGATGAAGACGGCGACCGCTTTCTGGAATTCTGGAATCTGGTCTTCATGCAATATGACCAGGTTGCGCCGGGCCAACGCGCGCCGCTTCCCCGTCCGTCGATCGACACCGGCATGGGGCTCGAGCGCATCGCCGCCCTGCTCCAGGGCGTCACTTCCAACTATGAGACCGATCTTTTCCGCACGCTCACGGGCGCCGTCGCGGATTTCACCAACGTGCCTGTAAATGGCCCACAGGCGGCGAGCCACCGCGTTATCGCGGATCATCTGCGCGCCGCCTCCTTCCTTGTCGCCGATGGCGTGACGCCTTCGAATGAAGGGCGCGGCTATGTGCTGCGGCGAATCATGCGCCGCGCGATGCGCCACGCCCAGCTCCTCGGAGCGCAGGAGCCGCTGATGTGGCGCCTTGTGCCGGCGCTCGTCGCGGAAATGGGCCAGGCCTATCCCGAGCTCCTGCGCGCCCAGGCGCTCATCGTCGATACGCTCAAAACCGAGGAAACGCGCTTCCGCGCCACGCTCGCGCGCGGCCTCGCCATTCTCGACGAGGAAACGGCCGGTCTGACCCAGGGCGCGAAATTCTCGGGTGAAACCGCCTTCAAGCTCTACGATACCTATGGCTTCCCGCTCGACCTCACCGAGGACGCCCTGCGGCCGCGCGGCATCGCCGTGGACAAGGAAAGCTTCGACGCCGCCATGGAGCGCCAGCGCGCGGAAGCCCGCAAGGCCTGGGCCGGCTCCGGCGAAACCGCGACCGAAACCCTTTGGTTCGCCCTGAAGGAGCGCGTCGGAGCCACGGAATTCCTCGGCTATGACGCGGAAAAGAGCGAAGGCGTCGTTACAGCGCTCGTCCATGACGGAGCGGAAGCCTTCGTTCTCCAAAAGGGCCAGCGCGGATCGGTGATCCTCAACCAAACGCCCTTCTACGGCGAATCGGGCGGCCAAGTCGGCGACATTGGCGTCATTCGCGGCAAGGGCCTGCGCTTTCGCGTCGAGAACACCGCGAAAAAGCTCGGCGACCTCATTATCCATGATGGCGTCGTCGAAGAGGGCGAAATCGTCCCCGGGCTCGCGCTGGAGCTCGACGTCGATCACGAACGCCGCAAAGCAACGCGCGCCAATCATTCCGCGACCCATATTCTTCATGAGGCGCTTCGCCAGGTTCTCGGCGATCACGTCGCCCAGAAGGGATCGCTGGTCGCGCCCGAACGTCTGCGTTTCGATTTCACCCATCCAAAGCCCCTCACGGAGGAAGAGCTTTCCCGGGTCGAAGTCCTCGCCAATGAAATCGTCCGGGACAACGCCCCCGTCGACACCCGCGTCATGGCGCAGGACGAGGCCATTGAATCTGGCGCCCGGGCGCTGTTCGGCGAGAAATATGGCGATGAAGTGCGCGTTGTCAGCATGGGTCGGCCCGACCCCAGCGCGCCTCACGCTTTCTCGGTGGAGCTTTGCGGCGGCACGCATGTCTCGCGCACCGGCGACATCGGTCTGGTTTCGATCATCGCCGAGAGCGCCGTCGCCTCCGGCGTGCGGCGCATCGAGGCGCGCACGGCCGAGGGCGCGCGGACCCATCTCGTCGCCCAGGCGCGTGCGCTTCACGATATCGCGTCTTTGATTCGCGCGCCCATCGACGAAACGCCGAACCGCCTCTCCCAGCTCCTGGAAGACCGCAAGCGCCTCGAACGCGAGCTTGCCGACGCCAAGCGCAAGCTCGCCCTGGGCGGCGGCGGACCGGCCGCGGCCCCGGAGGCCCGCGACGTCGGCGGGATCAAACTGCTGACCCGCGCCGTCGAGGGGATCGACGCCAAGGACCTGAAATCCCTCGTCGACGACGCCAAGAAATCCATCGGATCGGGCGTTGTCGCCTTCGCCAGCGCCTCGCCCGACGGCAAGGCAGGGATCGTCGTCGGCGTCACCGACGATCTGGCGCAGAAATACAGCGCGGTGGAATTCGTTCGGGCCGCGGCCGCAGCGCTCGGCGGCAAAGGCGGCGGCGGCAGGTCGGACCTCGCACAAGCTGGCGGCCCAAATGCGGGGGCGATCGATCAGGCGCTCGCCTGCGTCGAGGAGGCGCTCCGCACGAAGGCCGCGGAATGA